In Serinus canaria isolate serCan28SL12 chromosome 5, serCan2020, whole genome shotgun sequence, the following proteins share a genomic window:
- the RASGRP1 gene encoding RAS guanyl-releasing protein 1, with product MGTLGKRRENHQPAQACSTAPESALELQQTSHCHSLSNHTQIMMVPLGHLAKGATLEDLLETCIQSFDLEGNACQNNQLLKIILAMHQFFISSADMLQKLVDLYLNALENNSSMLCVKICYFVRYWITEFWIMFKMDSKLSTAMEEFQEVVRANGEELHCRLIDTSQINSRDWSRKLTQRVKANTSKKRKVSLLFDHLEPEELSDHLTYLEFKSFRRISFSDYQNYIVNSCVKENPTMERSISLCNGISQWVQLMVLSRPTPQLRAEVFIKFIHVAQKLHQLQNFNTLMAVIGGLCHSSISRLKETSSCVPHDVIKVFNEMTELLSSYRNYDSYRRAYNECSNFKIPILGVHLKDLISLYEGMPDYLEDKKINVYKLYSLYNHIDELIQLQEMPLPLEANMDLVHLLTLSLDLYYTEDEIYELSYAREPRSHRAAPMTPSKPPVVADWASGVAPKPDPKTISKHVQRMVDSVFKNYDHDQDGYISQEEFEKIAASFPFSFCVMAKDWEGLISRDEITAYFMRASSIYSKLGLGFAHNFQETTYLRPTFCDNCAGFLWGVIKQGYRCKDCGMNCHKQCKDLVVIECKRRPKTSVADNSPTSALASSLCPVGVKEQFHGQEEGSFTFPNGEVMEHSEDSKDRTIMLMGSSAQKISVRLKPAVIHKSTQTDPVLLAGDVSRKRREKKEHRMPENPYLQAAPASTFPSPILGRRKAFVKWENKDSSQKMKEEHHSCKPSYQELEQERNILKADNEGLKIQLEQAHKTIESLTIQKRNHVVDSLQHRDCS from the exons atttagaAGGAAATGCATGTCAAAACAACCAGCTGCTAAAAATAATTCTGGCCATGCATCAGTTTTTCATCTCCTCTGCAGACATGCTTCAGAAACTCGTTGATCT CTATCTTAATGCTTTAGAAAATAACTCTTCAATGCTGTGTGTGAAGATCTGCTATTTTGTGAG gTATTGGATTACAGAATTCTGGATTATGTTCAAAATGGACTCTAAACTATCCACAGCTATGGAGGAATTTCAAGAAGTGGTTCGAGCTAATGGTGAGGAGTTACATTGTCGTCTAATTGACACATCTCAAAT aaattctagGGATTGGTCTAGAAAGCTGACACAGCGTGTAAAGGCCAACACCAGTAAGAAACGGAAAGTCTCACTTCTTTTTGATCACCTTGAGCCAGAGGAGCTGTCAGACCACCTTACCTATCTTGAGTTTAAGTCTTTCAGAAGAATATCA TTCTCAGATTATCAGAACTACATTGTGAATAGTTGTGTGAAAGAGAACCCAACAATGGAAAGATCAATTTCTCTTTGCAATGGTATCTCGCAGTGGGTGCAGCTAATGGTTCTCAGCAGACCAACACCACAGCTTCGGGCTGAAGTGTTCATCAAGTTTATCCATGTTGCACAG AAGCTCCACCAGCTGCAGAATTTTAACACATTAATGGCAGTGATAGGAGGTCTGTGTCACAGTTCCATTTCCAGGCTCAAGGAAACAAGCTCATGTGTTCCTCATGATGTAATTAAG gtgtTTAATGAAATGACAGAATTGCTTTCGTCTTACAGAAATTATGATAGTTACCGACGTGCCTACAATGAGTGCAGTAACTTTAAGATCCCAATCCTTGGTGTCCACCTGAAAGACTTGATATCCCTTTATGAGGGCATGCCAGACTACTTGGAGGACAAAAAGATTAATGTGTACAAACTGTATTCTCTGTATAACCACATAGATGAGCTGATACAACTCCAGGAAATGCCTCTTCCCCTGGAGGCTAATATGGACCTTGTTCACTTGCTTACA ctgtcCCTTGATCTTTACTACACAGAAGATGAAATTTATGAACTTTCGTATGCGCGAGAGCCACGAAGTCACCGAGCTGCT cCTATGACACCTTCCAAACCACCAGTAGTTGCAGACTGGGCCTCAGGAGTGGCCCCAAAACCTGATCCAAAAACCATCAGCAAACACGTTCAAAGGATGGTAGAT TCTGTCTTCAAAAATTATGACCATGATCAGGACGGATACATTTCCCAGGAAGAATTTGAAAAGATTGCTGCCAGTTTCCCATTCTCGTTTTGTGTAATGGCTAAGGACTG GGAAGGTCTGATTAGTAGGGATGAAATAACAGCCTACTTTATGAGGGCTAGCTCAATCTATTCCAAATTAGGACTTGGCTTTGCTCACAACTTCCAAGAGACCACTTACTTAAGGCCCACTTTCTGCGACAACTGTGCTGGATTT CTGTGGGGAGTCATTAAACAAGGATACAGATGCAAAG ATTGTGGAATGAACTGTCACAAGCAATGCAAAGACCTGGTTGTGATAGAGTGCAAGAGAAGACCCAAAACTTCAGTTGCAGACAACAGCCCAACATCTGCTCTTGCATCAAGCCTCTGCCCAGTAGGAGTTAAAGAGCAATTCCATG gacaagaagaaggatCATTCACCTTTCCTAATGGAGAAGTAATGGAGCACAGTGAAGACAGCAAGGATCGAACCATTATGCTCATGGGTTCCTCAGCTCAGAAAATCTCAGTGAGACTGAAACCAGCTGTGATTCATAAAAGTACACAGACTGATCCTGTACTGCTGGCTGGTGATGTATCTCGTAAGcggagagagaagaaagaacacAGGATGCCAGAAAATCCTTAtctccaggcagctccagcatccACGTTTCCAAGCCCAATTCTAGGCCGCCGAAAGGCATTTGTTAAATGGGAAAACAAGGACTCCAGCCAGAAAATGAAGGAGGAGCATCACAGCTGTAAACCTTCATACCAGGAACTTGAGCAG GAAAGGAATATTCTAAAGGCAGACAATGAAGGTTTAAAGATCCAGCTGGAACAGGCACACAAAACAATTGAATCTCTCACAATCCAGAAAAGAAACCATGTAGTTGACAGTCTACAACACAGAGACTGCTCCTAG